One Sodalinema gerasimenkoae IPPAS B-353 DNA segment encodes these proteins:
- a CDS encoding RNA-guided endonuclease InsQ/TnpB family protein produces the protein MLKVVKIRLYPNEQQKQSLEQSLGNCRWLWNYSLNLMNQTYQETGKGLSSYDIKKKIPSLKQEHEWLKLTYSQCLQQVCINLGTAFNNFFEKRARYPRFKSKHGKQSIQYPQNVKVLENALKLPKVGEIKAVVHRPIEGKVKTVTVTKNRCDQYFASILFEDGKPNPDSSTEGKAVGVDLGLNYFAVTSDGSKFDNPRWMAKHERNLKRKQQDLSRKQKGSNNRNKARKKVAKVHNKVARCREDFLHKLSRRIVDENQVICVENLNVKGMVKNPNLAKAISQVGWGMFLTMLKYKAEQEGKIYIEVDRFFPSSKTCNVCLNQIDSLSLDVRNWTCSSCGTRHDRDLNAAINLREEGLRLLTCGTRGQAYCPDVRPNRRFLTSSTVRQSVG, from the coding sequence ATGCTCAAAGTCGTCAAAATCAGACTCTACCCAAATGAGCAGCAGAAGCAATCGCTGGAGCAATCCCTCGGCAATTGCAGATGGCTGTGGAACTATAGTCTGAACTTGATGAATCAAACCTACCAGGAGACTGGGAAAGGGCTATCTAGTTACGACATCAAGAAAAAGATTCCCAGCCTTAAACAAGAGCATGAGTGGTTAAAACTGACCTACTCGCAGTGCCTTCAACAGGTTTGTATTAACCTGGGAACCGCTTTTAACAACTTCTTTGAGAAGCGGGCTAGGTATCCGCGATTTAAGTCCAAACACGGCAAACAATCCATCCAGTATCCTCAAAATGTCAAGGTGTTGGAGAACGCCTTGAAGCTGCCAAAGGTTGGGGAAATTAAAGCGGTTGTTCATCGACCAATAGAGGGTAAGGTAAAAACCGTCACCGTTACCAAAAATCGCTGCGACCAGTATTTTGCTTCGATTCTCTTTGAAGATGGAAAACCCAATCCAGACTCATCCACCGAGGGAAAAGCCGTCGGCGTAGACCTTGGATTAAATTATTTTGCTGTAACGTCCGATGGGTCTAAATTTGATAACCCAAGATGGATGGCTAAACATGAGCGTAACCTGAAACGTAAGCAGCAAGACTTATCGAGAAAACAGAAAGGCTCTAACAACCGCAATAAAGCACGAAAGAAAGTCGCTAAGGTACATAACAAAGTAGCACGTTGTCGGGAGGATTTCCTACACAAGCTATCGCGTAGGATAGTTGACGAAAACCAAGTCATCTGTGTGGAAAACCTCAATGTCAAAGGCATGGTCAAGAACCCCAACCTGGCTAAGGCAATCAGCCAAGTCGGTTGGGGAATGTTTTTGACCATGCTAAAGTACAAAGCCGAGCAGGAAGGGAAGATCTATATTGAAGTTGATAGATTCTTCCCCTCTTCTAAAACCTGCAACGTTTGCTTGAATCAAATCGATAGTCTGTCACTAGATGTCAGAAATTGGACTTGTTCTAGCTGTGGGACTCGTCACGATCGCGATCTCAATGCAGCTATCAACCTCAGAGAAGAGGGACTACGACTCTTGACCTGCGGGACGCGGGGCCAAGCCTACTGTCCAGATGTAAGACCGAACCGTAGATTTCTTACGTCCTCTACGGTTCGGCAATCTGTTGGGTAG
- a CDS encoding DUF4926 domain-containing protein produces the protein MMTPDLYTDVALNRDIPEAGLRCGTVAAFIDRVPHPQGGEDGAILEVFSVTGDTLAVVTVPLSSIEALREDDVFSVQRLTVR, from the coding sequence ATGATGACACCAGATTTATATACAGATGTTGCCCTCAATCGAGACATACCAGAAGCTGGACTACGTTGTGGTACAGTTGCCGCTTTTATTGATCGCGTTCCCCATCCCCAAGGCGGCGAAGATGGTGCAATCTTAGAAGTATTTAGCGTCACTGGCGACACGTTAGCCGTCGTCACCGTCCCACTATCGAGTATCGAAGCCCTACGCGAAGATGACGTGTTCTCCGTACAGCGCCTCACGGTGCGCTAG
- a CDS encoding tetratricopeptide repeat protein gives MFETSFEEIKRLRRQSLMALETGEYARGVHLAEQACHLGKSAFGTHHSEYATLLNNLAGLYWKMGRWGEAEPLFCQGMEIWKQQLGDRHPDYATSLNNLAGLYRDMGRWEEAEPLFCQAMEIRKQQLGDGHPDYATSLNNLATLYWHMGRWEEAEPLFCQAMEIRKQQLGDGHPDYATSLNNLATLYWHMGRWEEAEPLFCQAMEIRKQQLGDGHPDYATSLNNLATLYWHMGRWEEAEPLFCQAMEIRKQQLGDGHPDYATSLNNLALLYGDMGRWGEAEPLYHQAMEIDKQQLGDGHPDYATSLNNLAGLYLATNRPNAALELMQDAITIQNRVLGEVFAISSDRQRLDYLKQTYGQLELFLSLVQQHFSHDFNVTQAALDVLLQRKGLATEAGLVLRTSILSQRYRHLAPQYEEYRELIRQQAYLQFQAPPQLQDKLPQQLQALRQKQEALEQVLGRQIPEMNLEQQLKQANCQAIAANLPPGSSLVEFVQYRPYNFSAVRSKGEPSWSSPRYLAFILTAGQPEAVEMLDLGEVAPIDEDCRRFRRWASGEHSKSSPDSRVAALDIPETSQDTPSYDYPEVGKHLYQRLIEPLTAYLSPQQVLYLCPDGELTTLPFSLLSRDGIQELMGEFELRYLNVGRDILRLTVKIPVQLSQPLVIANPDFNLGLHLPQQESLVAAASPQGRQFRLRLPREVILATLVSLGFFGVLLLLALFPEWVGGLLLLGILLLPVVLPRWLELSDSGNPGVSSAVGSSGIRADDLNSGPSLADRAKMAVNLGSLRRELGSQEKLPFSPLPGTQLEGERVAQFLGVAAYLDGQAVKSLLSQCRSPKVLHLATHGYFLGLTSQESPTAETASEMAWGGKLASGLDPLTRSGLALAGANTALVSPGELPLEAEEGLLTAQGTMGLDLTGTWLVVLSACDTALGGKSIGEGVMGLRRSFILAGAETVVMSLWSVPDVPTAILMNRFYENLFERGLPRTKGLEEAQAYLRGLRVGQIRQTWLTDKVIARVGVISYESGQWLKELSGKPDDWRPFVSPEFWAAFVCIGDFREIGGEDTP, from the coding sequence GAGGCGGAACCCCTTTTCTGCCAAGGGATGGAGATTTGGAAACAGCAGTTGGGAGACCGTCATCCTGACTATGCCACGAGTTTAAACAATTTGGCGGGACTGTACCGGGACATGGGGCGGTGGGAGGAGGCGGAACCCCTTTTCTGCCAAGCGATGGAGATTCGCAAACAGCAGTTGGGAGACGGTCATCCTGACTATGCCACGAGTTTAAACAATTTGGCGACACTGTACTGGCACATGGGGCGGTGGGAGGAGGCGGAACCCCTTTTCTGCCAAGCGATGGAGATTCGCAAACAGCAGTTGGGAGACGGTCATCCTGACTATGCCACGAGTTTAAACAATTTGGCGACACTGTACTGGCACATGGGGCGGTGGGAGGAGGCGGAACCCCTTTTCTGCCAAGCGATGGAGATTCGCAAACAGCAGTTGGGAGACGGTCATCCTGACTATGCCACGAGTTTAAACAATTTGGCGACACTGTACTGGCACATGGGGCGGTGGGAGGAGGCGGAACCCCTTTTCTGCCAAGCGATGGAGATTCGCAAACAGCAGTTGGGAGACGGTCATCCTGACTATGCCACGAGTTTAAACAATTTGGCGTTACTGTACGGGGACATGGGGCGGTGGGGGGAGGCGGAACCCCTTTACCACCAAGCGATGGAGATTGACAAACAGCAGTTGGGAGACGGTCATCCTGACTATGCCACGAGTTTAAACAATTTGGCGGGACTGTACCTAGCAACCAATCGCCCCAACGCCGCCTTGGAACTCATGCAAGATGCCATCACCATTCAAAATCGGGTGCTGGGCGAGGTGTTCGCCATCAGCAGTGACCGACAACGGTTAGACTATCTGAAACAAACCTATGGGCAATTAGAGCTGTTCCTCTCCCTCGTGCAGCAACATTTCTCCCATGACTTCAACGTCACACAAGCGGCCCTGGATGTCCTGTTGCAACGCAAGGGCCTAGCCACCGAAGCGGGACTGGTGTTGCGAACCTCCATCCTTTCCCAACGCTACCGTCACCTGGCCCCCCAATATGAAGAGTACCGAGAACTGATTCGTCAACAGGCCTATCTACAATTTCAGGCCCCCCCTCAGTTACAGGACAAACTCCCCCAACAATTGCAGGCGTTACGGCAAAAACAGGAGGCCCTGGAACAAGTCCTCGGTCGGCAAATCCCGGAAATGAACCTGGAACAGCAGTTAAAACAAGCCAATTGCCAAGCCATCGCCGCCAACCTCCCCCCCGGTTCAAGTCTGGTTGAGTTTGTCCAATATCGCCCCTACAATTTCTCGGCGGTTCGGAGTAAGGGAGAACCGTCCTGGTCATCGCCCCGTTATCTCGCCTTTATCCTAACCGCTGGTCAACCCGAGGCGGTGGAGATGCTGGATTTGGGGGAGGTGGCCCCGATTGATGAGGACTGTCGCCGGTTCCGCCGTTGGGCTTCTGGGGAACATTCTAAATCTTCCCCTGATAGTCGGGTGGCGGCTTTAGATATCCCAGAAACCTCTCAGGATACCCCGAGTTATGACTATCCTGAGGTGGGCAAACATCTCTATCAACGTCTCATTGAACCCTTAACCGCCTATCTCTCCCCGCAACAGGTTCTCTATCTCTGCCCGGATGGGGAATTGACGACTCTCCCCTTTAGCTTGCTCTCTAGGGATGGCATTCAGGAGTTGATGGGGGAGTTTGAGTTGCGCTATCTCAATGTGGGGCGGGATATTTTGCGCCTGACGGTGAAAATTCCCGTGCAGTTGAGCCAGCCGTTGGTGATTGCCAATCCGGATTTTAATTTGGGTCTCCATCTCCCTCAGCAGGAATCCCTTGTTGCAGCCGCCTCTCCCCAGGGACGCCAATTCCGCCTGCGTCTCCCCCGAGAGGTCATCCTCGCGACTCTGGTTAGTCTTGGGTTTTTCGGGGTTTTGCTGCTGTTGGCTCTGTTTCCTGAATGGGTTGGGGGACTGTTGTTGCTGGGGATTCTGCTGCTTCCTGTTGTGCTTCCCCGATGGTTGGAGTTGTCGGACTCTGGCAATCCAGGGGTTTCCTCGGCGGTGGGGTCGTCGGGAATTCGGGCCGATGACCTCAACTCGGGTCCATCTTTGGCGGATAGGGCCAAGATGGCTGTGAATTTGGGGTCTCTACGTCGGGAGTTGGGGAGTCAGGAGAAATTACCCTTCTCCCCGCTTCCGGGAACTCAGTTGGAGGGGGAACGGGTGGCTCAATTTTTGGGGGTGGCGGCTTATCTGGACGGCCAGGCGGTCAAGTCGTTGTTGTCTCAATGTCGCTCGCCCAAAGTGCTGCATCTGGCGACCCACGGTTATTTCCTTGGGCTGACGTCCCAGGAGTCTCCGACGGCTGAGACAGCCTCGGAGATGGCCTGGGGGGGGAAGTTGGCTTCGGGACTGGACCCCCTGACTCGCTCGGGTTTGGCCTTGGCAGGGGCGAATACGGCCTTGGTCTCGCCGGGGGAGTTACCCCTTGAGGCGGAGGAAGGTCTGCTGACGGCTCAGGGGACGATGGGGTTAGATTTGACGGGAACCTGGTTAGTGGTGTTGTCGGCTTGTGATACGGCGTTGGGGGGAAAGTCGATTGGTGAGGGGGTGATGGGGTTGCGCCGTTCTTTCATTTTGGCGGGTGCGGAAACGGTGGTGATGAGTTTATGGTCGGTCCCGGATGTGCCGACGGCGATTTTGATGAACCGATTCTACGAGAATTTGTTTGAACGGGGTCTCCCCCGGACGAAGGGGTTGGAGGAGGCTCAGGCCTATTTACGGGGTTTGCGGGTGGGGCAGATTCGTCAAACTTGGTTGACGGACAAGGTCATCGCTCGGGTGGGGGTGATTTCTTATGAAAGCGGTCAATGGCTTAAGGAGTTGTCGGGAAAACCGGATGATTGGAGGCCTTTTGTGTCTCCAGAGTTCTGGGCGGCGTTTGTTTGTATTGGTGATTTTCGGGAAATCGGGGGAGAGGACACCCCGTAG
- a CDS encoding DUF6883 domain-containing protein, translated as MSYVLYGSAICWVGSRYCNLRFNSGSSPQAGFTLEESPALDSALRKLVRDYEAVFDRADEYGTYYRVTGNLEGLNGLRLAVVTIWIERTVNNSFQFVTLFPSKDKS; from the coding sequence ATTTCTTACGTCCTCTACGGTTCGGCAATCTGTTGGGTAGGAAGCCGCTATTGCAATCTCCGATTCAATAGCGGTAGTTCACCACAGGCAGGCTTTACACTAGAAGAGAGTCCAGCACTAGATTCAGCACTCCGAAAGCTCGTTCGCGATTACGAAGCGGTGTTCGATCGCGCAGACGAATACGGCACATACTACCGCGTCACCGGCAATCTGGAAGGCTTGAACGGTCTTCGTCTCGCCGTTGTTACAATTTGGATCGAGCGAACCGTTAATAACTCATTTCAATTTGTCACGCTGTTTCCATCGAAGGACAAATCATGA